A DNA window from Fodinibius sp. Rm-B-1B1-1 contains the following coding sequences:
- the acs gene encoding acetate--CoA ligase has product MWLNIDSFEEYKEVYNDSIKNPEKFWEHEAGTFYWRERWDETHSGSFEKGNVKWFEGGKMNITENCLDRHLNTIGNKTAFIFEPNHPDSFRRTITYRQLHEDVCRFANVLESKGIEKGDRVAIYMAMTPELMIAALACARIGAVHSIVFAGFSAQSLAERIQDCDAKMLITNDGLRRGEKHVPLKDISDEALEDCPTVEKVIVCQRTNRDINWEEGRDEWWHLLIRNASKEHEAVEMDAEDPLFILYTSGSTGKPKGQVHTCGGYMVYTSYTFRNVFQVEEDSVYWCTADAGWITGHSYILYGPLLNGATGIIFEGTPTYPDPGRLWEVCEKYNVTHFYTSPTAIRALMKEDIEYVNKYDLSSLEVLGSVGEPINEEAWHWYHDKIGNGKCPIVDTWWQTETGGIMISPLAGVTPTKPGFATLPLPGVEPALMDDDGKEIQGNGVKGNLVIKQPWPGMTRGIWGNQERYMETYFEGYPGFYFTGDGCRRDEDGYYRITGRVDDVLNVSGHRLGTAEIENAIDEHPKVVEAAIVGYPHDVKGEGIFAFMTCEEGISDPEGFKKEIHDLVSKIISPIAKPDKIQIVEGLPKTRSGKIMRRILRKVAAGETDDMGDTSTLLDPTVVEEIIDGKAY; this is encoded by the coding sequence ATGTGGCTAAATATTGATTCATTCGAGGAATATAAAGAAGTGTATAACGATAGCATCAAAAACCCCGAAAAGTTTTGGGAGCATGAAGCAGGAACGTTTTATTGGCGTGAACGGTGGGATGAAACACATAGTGGGAGTTTTGAAAAGGGCAATGTAAAATGGTTCGAAGGCGGTAAGATGAACATTACCGAAAACTGCTTGGATCGCCACCTGAATACTATCGGGAATAAAACGGCTTTTATTTTTGAGCCCAATCACCCAGACTCTTTTCGCCGGACGATCACCTACCGTCAGTTGCATGAAGATGTGTGTCGATTTGCGAATGTGCTCGAATCCAAGGGCATTGAAAAAGGCGATCGTGTTGCTATTTATATGGCGATGACGCCAGAGTTGATGATTGCCGCGTTGGCTTGTGCACGGATTGGAGCGGTGCACTCTATTGTTTTTGCGGGTTTTTCTGCCCAATCGTTAGCCGAACGCATTCAGGATTGTGATGCCAAAATGTTGATTACCAATGATGGTCTGCGTCGCGGTGAGAAACATGTTCCACTTAAAGATATTTCGGACGAAGCGCTGGAAGATTGTCCCACTGTAGAGAAGGTAATTGTTTGTCAGCGTACGAACCGTGATATCAACTGGGAGGAAGGACGTGACGAATGGTGGCACCTACTCATTCGCAATGCTTCCAAAGAACATGAAGCGGTAGAAATGGATGCTGAGGATCCGCTCTTTATTCTCTATACATCCGGTTCTACGGGGAAGCCCAAAGGACAAGTTCATACTTGTGGTGGCTATATGGTTTATACCAGCTATACCTTCCGCAATGTGTTCCAGGTTGAAGAAGATTCCGTGTACTGGTGTACGGCCGATGCGGGATGGATTACGGGACACTCCTACATTTTATATGGTCCGTTGTTGAATGGTGCCACAGGAATCATTTTTGAAGGTACTCCAACCTATCCCGACCCCGGTAGACTTTGGGAGGTTTGTGAGAAATATAACGTGACTCATTTCTATACATCGCCCACGGCTATCCGTGCGTTGATGAAAGAAGATATTGAGTATGTAAATAAGTATGACCTCAGTTCTTTGGAAGTTCTTGGTTCAGTAGGTGAGCCGATCAACGAAGAGGCTTGGCACTGGTACCATGATAAAATCGGCAATGGAAAATGTCCGATTGTAGATACTTGGTGGCAAACCGAAACAGGGGGCATTATGATTTCGCCACTTGCCGGAGTTACGCCAACAAAGCCCGGATTTGCTACGTTGCCGCTACCTGGTGTTGAGCCGGCCTTGATGGATGATGACGGGAAAGAAATTCAAGGCAATGGTGTGAAAGGAAATCTTGTGATTAAGCAGCCTTGGCCTGGGATGACACGCGGAATTTGGGGAAATCAGGAACGTTATATGGAAACCTATTTTGAAGGTTATCCTGGATTCTATTTTACTGGTGATGGTTGTCGTCGCGATGAAGATGGCTATTATCGTATTACCGGACGCGTCGATGATGTTCTTAATGTTTCGGGGCACCGGTTGGGTACGGCAGAAATCGAGAATGCTATTGACGAGCATCCCAAAGTAGTAGAAGCGGCTATTGTCGGGTATCCGCATGATGTAAAAGGAGAAGGGATTTTTGCTTTTATGACATGCGAGGAGGGGATTTCTGACCCGGAAGGATTTAAGAAGGAGATCCATGATCTGGTTTCTAAAATTATTAGCCCTATTGCCAAGCCGGATAAAATTCAGATTGTAGAGGGATTACCCAAAACACGGTCTGGAAAAATTATGCGACGTATCTTACGTAAGGTAGCAGCCGGAGAAACCGATGATATGGGGGACACGTCTACACTGCTCGATCCTACAGTGGTTGAGGAGATCATTGATGGAAAGGCCTATTAG
- a CDS encoding sigma-70 family RNA polymerase sigma factor, translating to MSNSRVDYSELVYALQQNREGKANELLKEVMYRLKDYLQVVLNANEKDAEECTQQAFLNVYEQIKKDNIRNEKYIFSYLIRACRHEYFRYSKEQHRFNNPVEDHQDHLVDPAEQFQNLMDKDRQAILEACLKELRDKSRRFIEYFIDKPDATTKEAAAHFDISGANVRTKKSRILSRLHHCFKRKWRQ from the coding sequence TTGAGTAACTCCAGAGTTGATTATTCGGAATTAGTCTATGCTCTTCAGCAAAATAGGGAGGGAAAGGCTAATGAGCTTCTTAAAGAAGTGATGTATAGGTTGAAAGACTATTTACAGGTAGTGCTAAATGCGAATGAGAAAGATGCTGAAGAGTGTACGCAGCAAGCTTTTTTAAATGTGTATGAGCAGATTAAAAAGGATAATATCCGTAACGAAAAGTATATATTTAGTTACCTGATACGAGCTTGTAGGCATGAATATTTTCGTTATTCTAAAGAGCAACACCGCTTCAATAATCCGGTTGAGGATCACCAAGATCACTTGGTTGATCCGGCGGAGCAGTTTCAAAACCTGATGGACAAAGATCGACAGGCTATTTTAGAAGCCTGTCTTAAAGAGCTGCGTGATAAATCTCGAAGGTTCATTGAGTATTTTATTGATAAGCCGGATGCAACGACCAAGGAAGCTGCAGCCCACTTTGATATTTCAGGGGCTAATGTAAGGACCAAAAAGTCTCGCATTCTAAGTAGGTTACACCACTGTTTTAAGAGAAAGTGGAGACAGTAA
- a CDS encoding CHAT domain-containing tetratricopeptide repeat protein has product MYLLLLLGFLQFSASADSNLVQQSQAQANHYIQNIDQERNIEENLWALTVLVSEHPKIKESVEQSVQKGDKSNEVLKLFESIEPTYSQQLEKIVFKTGSNKLFIDLLLVTEKDRTTLYQQFTSSFSWEGGQASFNYELLAQNIIKDETIGDDIIQNESFSLPHLFLLYRAHKQLKDSYTSRILDNWSSRGNSSNTLYSALYHASYLRALYLKYDYSKTTDIFNPLLSDSLFPNSNLKLKLYQYLDYSMYRLGYYDRSLKIVRQHSLPLTNYLEKEEERIQTRQLQGVYLYSIGKIKKAKEIYEQVLNDVIKNNINISKSSLYNNLALAYYRLGNYDKYLDLQLQALETAKKNNNYSHQLSVFNNLFIFYRSNKDFDNALRYLNKAEDLAQEKNKREQLGKIFTLYGSFYAKFKKNYKQAHNYFAKAKEILNSKSNAKYYIDLLKDQADTYEEQNLFLEALKKHNQIIKLTPDQNSPNYIDAIVNKSLVNIKTGDLNTANKNIRKFKSLNLNTLEFQQIIKAKTVEAEYLTETGSKNKALKILEPALNQVVVRAQGSTDLKSGFWHVEDEYLDAFELAASIYIATNKPGKAVEKLDQLKTINDASLYQNPLVKSSLLNESELTEYKQLTNQLDAVRKKLLTASEGQQFQLRQQINQLNTKKRKYDRKLTKNIDLNPTSIRDVQNKLSAKELLFHITELNDQFYIAKISRSDVTLDTITLNNELRDLFTSTVEQISTGETDLISLHKISSLLELQEIPDRIEQITLVPDSYFYQLPLDILPLESPSTSYSYGEVTYAIEKFNTQYLTTLEEFTNPNTSSPSQNPINYTGYGISDFSNYRNPSLVPLPYAQSEVNQIATKLTHLSQNETYINEQSTKSTFQQTAPNSQIIHLATHSEVSDRDPMFSTVYFSKNHAGQDSTFDDRIFAYELFELDLSNEMIMLNSCESGSGSYIQGTGVMGISRALQYAGARSLVLNLWSVNDMLASDFAVHFYSQLNEGKSKAEALRDTKQYFLNTKNADPHFWGPYMLIGNTDPIVKPQQNANLAMAGAFIFYFLFMIGLSFLTQRGIIFSRGK; this is encoded by the coding sequence ATGTATCTACTTTTACTATTAGGTTTTCTACAATTCAGTGCATCGGCCGATAGTAATTTAGTCCAACAATCACAGGCTCAAGCTAATCACTATATCCAAAATATTGATCAGGAGAGAAATATCGAGGAAAACCTTTGGGCGTTAACAGTATTAGTTTCTGAACATCCCAAAATCAAAGAATCCGTTGAGCAATCAGTCCAAAAAGGAGACAAGAGTAATGAAGTTCTAAAACTTTTTGAAAGTATTGAACCAACTTACAGCCAGCAGCTCGAAAAAATTGTCTTTAAAACGGGTTCTAACAAGCTTTTTATTGACCTACTCTTAGTCACCGAAAAAGATAGAACAACCCTGTATCAACAATTCACATCCTCATTCAGTTGGGAGGGTGGCCAAGCAAGCTTCAATTATGAATTACTTGCCCAAAACATTATAAAAGATGAAACGATCGGGGATGATATCATTCAAAATGAATCATTTAGTTTACCTCACCTCTTTCTTCTCTACCGAGCACACAAACAACTAAAAGATTCATACACTAGTCGAATTTTAGACAACTGGTCAAGTCGAGGAAACTCATCTAATACTCTTTATTCTGCTCTCTATCATGCTTCGTATTTAAGGGCTTTGTATCTGAAGTATGACTATAGTAAAACTACTGATATATTTAACCCCCTTTTAAGTGACAGTCTCTTTCCTAATTCGAACTTAAAACTTAAGCTCTATCAGTATCTTGACTATTCTATGTACCGGCTGGGATACTATGATCGAAGCTTAAAAATCGTCCGTCAACACTCTTTACCACTCACTAATTATCTTGAAAAAGAAGAAGAACGAATTCAAACGAGACAATTACAAGGAGTTTATCTTTATAGCATAGGTAAAATTAAAAAAGCAAAAGAAATTTATGAACAAGTACTTAATGATGTTATTAAAAATAATATTAACATTTCTAAATCATCCCTATATAATAATTTAGCCTTAGCTTATTATAGGTTAGGAAATTATGACAAATATTTAGACCTACAATTACAAGCTTTAGAAACAGCAAAAAAAAATAATAATTACTCTCACCAATTAAGTGTTTTTAACAATCTATTCATTTTTTACAGATCAAATAAAGATTTTGACAATGCTCTTAGATATTTAAATAAAGCCGAAGATTTAGCACAAGAAAAAAATAAAAGAGAGCAACTCGGTAAAATATTCACTCTTTACGGTTCATTTTACGCAAAATTTAAAAAGAATTACAAACAAGCACATAATTATTTTGCTAAAGCTAAGGAAATATTAAATAGTAAAAGTAATGCTAAGTATTACATCGACCTTCTAAAAGACCAAGCTGATACTTACGAAGAACAGAATCTCTTTTTAGAAGCACTTAAAAAACATAACCAAATAATCAAACTAACTCCTGATCAAAATAGTCCTAATTATATAGATGCAATTGTAAATAAATCTTTAGTAAATATTAAAACTGGTGACTTAAATACTGCTAATAAAAATATCCGGAAATTTAAATCTCTTAATCTTAACACTCTCGAATTTCAGCAAATCATTAAAGCCAAAACGGTAGAGGCAGAATATTTAACTGAAACAGGTAGTAAAAATAAAGCGCTAAAAATCCTTGAACCGGCCCTCAATCAAGTTGTAGTCCGTGCCCAAGGAAGCACTGATTTAAAGTCCGGCTTTTGGCATGTTGAAGACGAGTACCTTGATGCCTTTGAACTTGCTGCTTCTATTTATATCGCCACCAATAAGCCTGGCAAGGCCGTTGAAAAACTGGATCAGCTTAAAACAATCAACGATGCTTCGCTCTATCAGAATCCTTTGGTTAAATCAAGTCTGCTTAATGAATCCGAACTAACCGAATATAAACAGTTAACAAACCAACTTGATGCGGTTCGAAAAAAGCTTCTTACCGCTTCTGAGGGTCAACAGTTTCAACTTCGCCAACAGATTAATCAGCTTAATACCAAGAAGCGTAAATATGATCGTAAGCTAACCAAGAATATTGACCTCAATCCCACCTCTATTCGAGATGTTCAAAACAAGCTGTCAGCTAAAGAACTGTTATTTCATATTACCGAGCTTAATGATCAATTTTATATTGCCAAAATATCCCGATCTGATGTTACCTTAGATACCATAACACTCAATAACGAGCTTAGGGATTTATTTACATCTACCGTTGAACAAATTTCGACTGGTGAAACAGACCTCATTTCTCTTCACAAGATATCCTCACTCTTAGAACTCCAGGAGATTCCGGACCGAATTGAACAAATAACTCTTGTCCCGGATAGCTATTTCTATCAGTTACCATTAGATATTCTACCGCTCGAAAGTCCATCTACCAGTTATAGCTATGGAGAAGTAACCTACGCTATTGAAAAATTTAACACCCAATACCTTACAACTCTCGAAGAGTTTACCAATCCAAATACGTCGTCTCCCTCACAAAATCCTATAAATTATACTGGCTACGGGATTTCTGACTTTAGCAACTATCGAAACCCATCGTTAGTTCCTCTTCCCTATGCCCAGTCAGAAGTCAATCAGATTGCAACCAAACTCACTCATTTGTCCCAAAATGAGACTTATATAAATGAGCAATCAACAAAATCTACTTTTCAGCAGACCGCACCAAATTCTCAAATCATCCACCTCGCTACCCATAGTGAGGTCTCGGATCGCGACCCTATGTTTTCAACCGTCTATTTCAGCAAAAACCATGCTGGTCAGGACAGCACCTTCGATGACCGAATTTTTGCCTATGAACTGTTTGAACTTGATCTGAGCAATGAAATGATTATGCTCAATTCATGTGAGTCTGGATCAGGCTCATATATACAGGGAACCGGGGTGATGGGGATTAGCCGAGCACTTCAATATGCCGGTGCTCGATCACTGGTATTAAACCTATGGTCTGTTAATGATATGCTTGCCTCAGATTTTGCAGTTCATTTCTACTCCCAATTAAACGAAGGAAAGTCTAAAGCAGAGGCATTACGAGATACCAAACAGTACTTCTTAAATACAAAAAATGCCGACCCACATTTCTGGGGACCCTATATGCTTATAGGAAACACGGACCCCATCGTTAAACCACAACAAAATGCAAACCTGGCAATGGCCGGTGCTTTTATCTTCTATTTTCTTTTTATGATTGGCTTATCATTTCTCACCCAACGAGGAATAATTTTTTCAAGGGGTAAGTAA
- a CDS encoding tetratricopeptide repeat protein, with translation MIESFNKKELEEKIDQYVNGQLSAQEVDELWAELIQDGYHLDYLKSVANLKAVVKQRREEQKRTSARKYWYYAAAAVIALLIGVLAFMNINNQQQSAIQPISSIELDYYRSGDGTITSQTSDKEVIQNAIRLANTGRDAEAISLLQNELNKATQPEWIAELSLNIGSLYYNQGAYNEAIAYYKQVIEHQENDQVDALMLEKAYWYIGNAHFHLDQLVDARANIEKAYELNGAYRRVAKSYLNALSD, from the coding sequence ATGATTGAAAGTTTTAATAAGAAAGAGCTGGAAGAAAAGATTGATCAATATGTCAATGGTCAGCTCTCTGCCCAAGAAGTTGATGAGCTGTGGGCTGAGTTAATTCAGGATGGTTACCATCTGGATTATCTTAAGAGCGTAGCGAATCTCAAAGCTGTAGTAAAGCAACGCAGAGAAGAGCAGAAGCGTACAAGTGCACGAAAATATTGGTATTATGCTGCAGCTGCGGTCATTGCTTTGTTGATTGGAGTATTGGCTTTTATGAATATTAACAATCAGCAACAGTCAGCAATCCAACCTATTTCGAGTATTGAGCTTGATTATTATCGGTCTGGTGATGGTACTATAACGTCTCAAACATCTGATAAGGAAGTAATACAGAATGCTATTCGATTAGCAAATACGGGGCGCGATGCAGAAGCGATATCATTACTTCAGAATGAACTTAATAAGGCTACCCAACCAGAATGGATTGCAGAGTTGAGTCTTAATATAGGATCCTTGTATTATAACCAGGGAGCTTATAATGAGGCAATTGCTTATTATAAGCAGGTTATTGAACATCAGGAGAATGATCAAGTTGATGCGTTAATGTTAGAAAAAGCTTACTGGTATATCGGTAATGCTCACTTCCACTTGGATCAGCTGGTTGATGCAAGAGCCAATATTGAGAAGGCTTATGAACTAAATGGAGCGTATCGCCGTGTTGCTAAAAGTTATTTGAATGCCCTGTCTGATTAG
- a CDS encoding glycoside hydrolase family 3 protein, which yields MNRITFSILLLLLYPLTIEAQTLQEKTKTQPSLDEKIGQMLLVGFRGTSVADTNHIKRDLTNYHVGGVVLFDYDVPTKSTTRNIESPSQLQKLIQDLKQLGGTRLIVSIDQEGGKVARLKPEKGFSKTVSAAYLGQLDNADSTRHYARKSAETLANLGINMNFAPVVDLNVNPDNPIIGGIDRSFSADPQTVTKHASIYIQTFDNHGVWTVLKHFPGHGSSKNDSHLGVVDVTDTWSEQELIPYKKLIDRDLVDAIMTAHIFNRNIDPDFPATLSKPAIEGLLRNDLKYKGLVISDDLMMGAIRNEYGLKTTIKNALTAGVDILTFGNNSIYDPNIVPKAHQIIKELVQEGTISKQRITESYNKIMELKSNADM from the coding sequence ATGAACCGTATAACCTTTTCGATCTTATTACTGCTCCTTTACCCCTTAACCATAGAGGCTCAAACTCTTCAAGAGAAAACAAAAACGCAACCATCTCTGGATGAAAAAATTGGTCAAATGTTATTGGTTGGATTCCGCGGAACTTCTGTTGCAGATACTAATCATATAAAACGGGATTTAACCAACTATCACGTAGGGGGAGTAGTTTTATTTGACTATGACGTTCCAACAAAATCCACCACCCGAAATATTGAATCGCCTTCACAGCTCCAAAAATTAATTCAAGATCTAAAACAATTAGGTGGTACCCGTTTAATTGTCTCTATTGACCAAGAAGGAGGTAAAGTAGCTCGACTTAAACCTGAAAAAGGATTCTCTAAAACTGTCTCGGCGGCCTATTTAGGTCAACTTGACAATGCTGACAGCACTCGACATTATGCCCGAAAGTCAGCCGAAACGTTGGCTAACCTTGGCATTAACATGAATTTTGCTCCCGTTGTGGATCTTAATGTTAACCCCGACAACCCCATTATTGGGGGCATAGATCGCAGCTTTTCTGCTGATCCTCAAACGGTAACAAAGCATGCATCTATCTATATCCAAACATTTGATAACCATGGAGTATGGACCGTTCTCAAACACTTTCCCGGGCATGGAAGCTCCAAAAATGATTCGCATTTAGGCGTAGTAGATGTGACAGATACCTGGTCGGAGCAGGAGCTGATCCCCTACAAAAAACTTATCGACAGAGATTTGGTTGATGCTATAATGACAGCCCACATTTTTAATCGAAATATAGATCCAGACTTTCCTGCCACATTATCCAAACCTGCAATTGAAGGTTTATTACGAAATGATCTAAAATATAAAGGACTCGTTATTTCTGACGATTTGATGATGGGAGCAATACGCAATGAATATGGCCTAAAAACAACCATCAAAAATGCCTTAACCGCCGGTGTAGATATTTTGACCTTTGGGAACAATTCAATATATGATCCTAATATCGTCCCAAAAGCGCATCAGATTATTAAGGAACTTGTTCAAGAGGGAACAATTTCAAAACAACGGATTACTGAATCGTATAATAAAATCATGGAATTAAAATCGAATGCTGATATGTAA
- a CDS encoding YihY/virulence factor BrkB family protein: protein MKLLTNIKELLTETYQQIWEVNIGLHGAAIAFYAIFSTAPLAIITVWIVSMVLGSQLGEAGFEQTIETIAGPELTASIDEIVVSTAQGASGFWSSLIAIATLLFGATTLLSQIKYTLNLIWGLEETGLNSFWQFLWDRLVSLLFIGALSLLFLAGLISESIIYSLQDLLIPIVGDSNLFFLKWGTSIVNVVLAITFFAVLFRILPDLNVRWRDILVGAAVTTILVIAGKSLVDWYLGSLALQPMYKAAGSFVVFLVWIYYNIQVVLVGAIFTRVYTQKFGDDIEHYWQHSS from the coding sequence GTGAAATTACTAACGAATATAAAAGAGTTATTAACCGAAACGTATCAGCAAATTTGGGAAGTTAATATTGGATTACATGGTGCAGCTATTGCATTTTATGCTATATTTTCGACAGCACCATTAGCAATTATTACTGTGTGGATTGTCAGTATGGTATTAGGGAGCCAGCTGGGAGAAGCCGGATTCGAACAAACCATTGAAACGATTGCAGGTCCTGAACTTACAGCATCAATCGATGAAATCGTGGTGTCAACTGCTCAAGGGGCATCCGGGTTTTGGTCATCGCTGATTGCTATTGCAACGTTACTTTTTGGGGCAACTACGCTGTTATCCCAAATAAAATACACCTTGAATCTAATCTGGGGATTAGAGGAAACCGGGTTAAATTCATTTTGGCAATTTCTGTGGGATCGGCTGGTATCATTACTTTTTATCGGGGCGTTAAGTTTACTCTTTTTAGCGGGACTGATATCCGAAAGTATTATTTACAGTTTGCAAGACTTGTTGATCCCTATTGTTGGTGATAGCAATTTATTTTTTCTGAAGTGGGGCACGTCTATTGTAAATGTAGTATTGGCAATCACCTTTTTTGCGGTATTGTTTCGGATTTTACCAGATCTAAATGTTCGGTGGAGAGATATTTTAGTGGGGGCTGCTGTAACCACTATTTTGGTAATAGCGGGTAAATCGTTGGTTGATTGGTATTTGGGATCACTGGCTCTACAGCCAATGTACAAAGCTGCAGGATCTTTTGTCGTATTTTTAGTGTGGATTTACTACAATATCCAGGTAGTGCTTGTGGGAGCTATTTTTACTCGTGTGTATACCCAAAAGTTTGGAGATGATATTGAACATTATTGGCAGCATTCCTCATAG
- a CDS encoding DinB family protein yields MPEQYSYDWFIQQFENTKDSAEQFVTSIDETLFLQPPAEGRWSIAECYNHLINYGDLYFDNITGAITESSHTIQAGTITFPPRWLAQKVISFFEPPYRIKLKTIKPMKPVDTSEYNRTELLNEYLHLQDQLIVQLKKARTKQLDLRRKKVPHPIFPLLSMTLSECFLLLEAHQRRHQWQAEQTLKVLENNST; encoded by the coding sequence ATGCCAGAACAGTATAGCTACGACTGGTTTATCCAACAATTTGAGAATACCAAAGATTCTGCTGAACAATTTGTTACATCAATTGATGAAACGCTTTTTCTGCAACCACCTGCTGAAGGTCGGTGGAGTATTGCTGAATGTTACAATCACTTGATAAACTATGGTGATTTATATTTTGATAACATCACTGGTGCCATAACTGAATCTTCGCACACTATCCAAGCTGGTACCATAACCTTTCCACCGCGTTGGCTTGCTCAAAAGGTTATCAGCTTTTTTGAACCGCCCTATCGGATTAAACTAAAAACCATCAAACCAATGAAACCCGTCGATACTTCGGAATATAACCGCACGGAGCTTCTGAACGAGTACCTTCACTTGCAAGATCAACTTATCGTGCAACTCAAAAAAGCTCGTACAAAACAGCTGGATCTAAGACGAAAAAAGGTGCCTCACCCCATTTTTCCCCTGCTCTCAATGACACTCTCCGAATGCTTCCTTCTGCTTGAAGCTCATCAACGTCGACACCAGTGGCAAGCTGAACAAACACTAAAAGTACTTGAAAATAATTCTACATAA
- a CDS encoding sterol desaturase family protein, protein MQMLVFFGWLLLGFAGMEIISYLVHRFIFHGLLWDIHRSHHEPTHGLFELNDLFSVFFACISVYLMYRGRMAPIESISFAVGVGIAVYGMLYFIIHDLFAHKRFMPFKSDSKVMRLIRYAHQRHHQSINKEGQEPYGLFLFPYDKYQK, encoded by the coding sequence ATGCAAATGTTGGTATTTTTTGGCTGGCTGCTGTTGGGTTTTGCAGGGATGGAAATAATCTCCTACTTGGTTCATCGATTCATTTTCCACGGTTTGTTGTGGGATATTCATCGCTCACACCATGAGCCGACGCACGGGTTATTTGAGCTTAATGATCTTTTTTCAGTGTTTTTTGCATGCATTTCGGTATATCTAATGTATCGTGGACGTATGGCTCCCATAGAATCGATCAGCTTTGCAGTAGGGGTGGGCATCGCCGTATATGGAATGCTTTACTTTATTATTCACGACCTGTTTGCACACAAGCGGTTCATGCCTTTTAAAAGTGACAGTAAAGTCATGCGGTTGATTAGGTATGCGCACCAACGGCATCATCAGTCTATTAATAAAGAGGGGCAGGAGCCATACGGTCTGTTTTTATTTCCATATGACAAATATCAGAAGTAG
- a CDS encoding translesion error-prone DNA polymerase V autoproteolytic subunit, whose protein sequence is MEDFRITDIYSGDIDRQPERDDNRFRKETGFPSPARDHFEKPLSLDDYIIKRPAATFFMRVKGDGLNGIGIFSDDILVIDRSIKPTAKHVIVAILEGEMVVRKLIKKARSMYLATDKTNEQLQKITKEIDFEIWGVVTHTIHKFI, encoded by the coding sequence ATGGAAGATTTTAGAATCACAGACATTTACTCTGGTGATATCGATCGGCAACCCGAACGAGACGATAACCGATTTCGCAAAGAAACGGGATTCCCTTCCCCTGCCCGCGATCACTTTGAAAAACCCTTGTCGCTTGATGATTATATCATAAAACGTCCCGCGGCAACGTTCTTTATGCGCGTTAAAGGAGATGGACTGAATGGCATTGGAATTTTTTCGGATGATATTCTCGTTATAGACCGGTCAATAAAGCCTACAGCCAAACACGTAATTGTTGCCATACTGGAAGGTGAAATGGTGGTTCGCAAACTGATTAAAAAAGCACGTTCAATGTATTTGGCAACAGATAAAACCAATGAGCAACTGCAAAAAATTACAAAAGAGATCGATTTTGAAATCTGGGGTGTTGTCACACACACCATCCACAAATTTATATAA